One window from the genome of Epinephelus moara isolate mb chromosome 5, YSFRI_EMoa_1.0, whole genome shotgun sequence encodes:
- the LOC126389919 gene encoding caspase-6-like, whose protein sequence is MSNTAQDRYGGTVAKDNITATDRAACTENLTETDAFIKSSLALDPAEEYKMDNKKRGLALIFNQERFFWRLGLNDRHGTNADRYNLEKRLKDLNFEVRAYDNYKQVEVLEKINEAAEANHSDADCFLLVFLSHGENDHVYTYDGKISIQDITSLFKGDKCRSLVGKPKIFILQACRGDKHDNPVTACDAVDSELKTNEVVVDASAVHTLPAGADFIMCYSVAEGYYSHRETINGSWYVQDLCELLQKYGDSLEFTELLTLVNRKVSMRSVGNSSDRNAIGKKQVPCFASMLTKKLYFRQKQ, encoded by the exons cATGCACGGAGAACCTAACAGAGACTGATGCCTTCATCAAAAG CTCTCTAGCTTTGGATCCCGCAGAGGAGTACAAGATGGACAACAAAAAACGAGGCCTCGCACTCATCTTTAACCAGGAGCGGTTCTTCTGGCGCCTGGGGCTAAATGACAGGCATGGAACAAATGCTGACCGCTACAACTTGGAGAAAAG ACTGAAGGATCTAAACTTCGAAGTGAGGGCTTATGATAACTACAAACAGGTGGAAGTCTTAGAGAAAATCAATGAAG CCGCTGAGGCCAACCATTCAGATGCAGACTGCTTTTTGCTCGTCTTCCTGAGCCACGGGGAGAATGATCATGTTTACACTTACGATGGCAAGATCAGCATTCAGGATATCACATCCCTGTTCAAAGGAGACAAGTGCAGGAGCCTCGTAGGCAAGCCAAAGATCTTTATATTACAG GCATGTCGAGGAGATAAGCATGACAATCCAGTGACTGCCTGTGATGCTGTGGACAGTGAGCTGAAGACAAATGAGGTGGTGGTGGATGCCAGCGCTGTACACACTCTCCCTGCTGGGGCTGATTTCATCATGTGCTACTCTGTGGCTGAAG GTTACTATTCCCACCGGGAGACCATCAACGGCTCCTGGTATGTCCAGGATCTCTGTGAGCTGCTTCAAAAGTATGGAGACTCCCTTGAATTCACAGAATTACTGACACTGGTGAACAGGAAAGTGTCGATGAGGAGTGTCGGGAACAGTTCTGACAGGAATGCCATTGGGAAGAAGCAAGTACCTTGCTTTGCTTCAATGCTCACCAAGAAACTTTACTTCCGACAGAAACAGTAA